A stretch of DNA from Vanrija pseudolonga chromosome 6, complete sequence:
GACGCTTgcgctgtcgacggcgctcATCTCCGGCCTCATCGTCAGCTACCTGCCCCAGGTGAGTTGACTGCTCAAGTCGAGCAATCAACTCACGCCGCAGCACTTCCGTATTATCAGCACCGGCACCTCGGAGGGTCTCTCGCCAGTACGTGTTGCATGTTGCACAGTAGTCTCTCCACATACTTACCCCTCCCCAGTGGTTCCTCCTCCTGGGCGCAACCTCGTCCGCGTCAGGCATGATCAACCTCCTCATTGTCCAGTGGCCCCTGTTCCGATGCTGTCGGGTAGTTGTACGTCTTTGGTGGCGTGCCCCACTGACACCTCCAGAGCGGGGGGCAGTGCGCGGAATCCCTCCTCGGCTTCGTGCAGGTGTTCATGCAGTGGCTCCTGTTCACCATCATGTGAGCTCTCCACATCCGACTGTAGCTCACACACAGTTTCATCCTCTACCTCATCTACTTCCCGCATGTCCCGCACATGCGCTTCCCCGGACAGCTGGGGtacggcgcgacgcgtggCCACCCAAcgaccgacgcggccgaggcggcggcgcacgacAAGCTCGTGGCCGAGAACAAGGTCGAGTGGAGGAAGGCTGTCGGCGTGGCATGGCTCACGCTCATCCACCTGTATATTACTGCTGCTCGCTCTATCGCCGCTGACACACGAAGCGTTGTCCTCCTCAtactcgcgctcgtcctcctAAACACACTCCCGACAACCAAGCCACCGCAGCCCGCCctacgccgcctcgcccagtTCTGTGGCGTCACAGGCACCCTGCTCGCCATCTGCCAATACGCGCCCCAGATCTACAAGACGTTCGGCGCgggccttgtcggcgcccTCAGCATCGGCACAATGTGTATCCAGGTGCCAGGCAGCGTCATGTTCTGCATCAGCATCGCCGTCCGCGAAGGAACCGACTGGACGTCGTGGATGCCCTATGCCGTCACCGGCCTGATGCAAGGCGCCCTTCTGGTGAGCTTCCCTGCCAGCGTGGTCAGCTGACAACCCAGGTCATCTGCCTTCTCTGGAAGCGCCGCCAGAAGTCGCTTGGCATCGACGACTTTGGAGACCCGCTGCCTCGTCCAtccgccagcgacgagcgcTCGGCCCTTCTCTCCTCGTAACTCACTCATCTCTCATCTTCAGCACCGGATGTCCTCGAAGGCCCCGGTAgccaccactcactcactccctCGCTCGCACATAACAAATAGTAGCATACGTCGTGTTTTAATGGTATATGTTTGTACAGCACAACACGGCTCTGGCGACGACCAGAGACAACCCGCGGATTCCCAAAACTGTGCACACACTGGCAATAGTTGGACTCGACAAGATCGCAAGATGCCGACGCTCATGTTCGTGGAGAGTAGTCACTGCTCGCCTGGATGAGGTCCTTGACGTCCTGCGTCGCGTAGTGGAGCTCGGTCGGCGTACGGTTCGTCCAGCTCTGTTGCGTGCGGAGGATGACAGCCTGTGGTGGTCAGCACCCTGTTTACCTCGGTCCTCCAGAGCACGTACCTGCTGAGCAGCGTAATTACGGTGGTCCATCTCAAACATCTCCTTGCtgacctcgaggccgtcgaggaacATGTCAACGTCCTGGATCGTGGATGCCAGTCCGTCGACAGCAAGCACCGTGGCAATCTCGAAGCGGgagcgcgcctcggccgggCTGGGCATGTTCTGACGAGTGCTGTCGGCGATCGTCTCAATGATGCGCTTCGTCTCGCGGAGGATACGCGTCGCGTGGCCAAAGTTCTTGCGTGAGGCGATCAGAAGCGCGCGGGTAATCATGTCACTGGCCAGGAGCTccatgcggcggcggacaaTGCTCGGTtcagacgacgacgtgctgggAGCGGCGGACGGCGGGAGGACCGGAAGCGCAAGCAGCACCGGGTgtgcgaggcgagcggcactcctgccagccagcgggTCGTGGAAGCTGCAGTCGACTTCGACCACGGGCACCTCCTCAACCACGCCCTCAGGGTAGGTGCTGCGGGACACGACACTCTGGATAACCGACGGGTCGCTCATAGCCAGCGCGTCAAGGGCACCGCCGAGTCCGTTGATGTTGTGCACATTGAGGCTGGGACGGCTGCGAAGGCTGCCACCAGAGGAGACCATGCTCTGGTGGCGGTTGAGGctgacgccgtcgtcacctTGCTCCTCGCTCCCTTCACCTCCAGGACCGCAGTCGAGCTCCATCTCGATCAGGATCTCACGGCGTTCGCCATGGCGCACTTCATGGAGGTCAATGTCGATATCCTTGCCCGAGGTCGAAATGACAGCCTGCGAGGTGCCAGACACCTTGGTGACGCGGAAGTCGTTGTCCTGGCAGGTGAGTCGCAGCTTCATGCTTGTGAGCGCGATAGACATAATGCCACCGATGGCACCCGCAAGGGCATCGCGAAGGTGGTACCACTCCTTGACAAAGGTGTAGGTGCCATGCGTGTGGTTCGAGATCATCCACAGTGGTGACGGGTCATGGGCCTTGCCATAGCCAAACGTGTGAACAGGTACCCTGGGAGTGATCAGCTAATGCCTTGAGTCAGGTCCGAGTCACTCACTTTGCAGCATCCAATCGCGCGGTGACCAAGTCCATCTGAGACCTCTTGATCTGTTCGGCCGTGTCGCTGATGAGAACAAAGCCGCACAGCGGGTTCTTGACCTTGCGCTGCAGGATGACATCGAGTGCCACATTTACGGCAGTCACGACGTCTGGACGCTCGTCTTTTGTAATCTCGACTtcgaactcgtcgtcgtcgatcttGCCGATACCGAGGCCATCGACAAACGCCTCGAGACGCTTGCGGCTGTCGTGATGCGTGGCATTGAGGAGTGGTGTCTTGCGAACCACACCCTGAGTACCCAGCTCGGTTGCGACAAACGCCACTCGGTCCTTGGGTCCCATGCAGGCTAGGACAAACTGCAGTGCCGTTCGCATGAGCCGGGTCTTCAGTGGCAGGCCGTTCGCGCCACCGCCAGATATGGGAGTGGGGTGGGACGGCGTTGAGAGGGCAATGACCAGGTCGACCGGCGTGTGCTGTCGGGCCAGTGGAGTGTGGTACGCCAAGTCTCCCAAGCAAGTGATGGGGCAGACCGGGATGTCCTCGTGAAGAGAAGCGGGGACTGGCACCGGTGACAGATTGACGCCACTGTTGACCGTCGGTGCCCTAACACcgggtggaggaggaccCATGAGCTTGGCCACCTTCCCTGGGCCACCCGTTACGATGTGTGAGGGAGGGACAGGGTTGttcgcctcctcgacgagccgggTGACTGTTGTCTTCCACATTTCATGGCTGCTCCGGTCACTGAATGAGAGCATAAACGAGTCAATACCCTCCTGCTCGGTTTCCATGGTGAGAGCAATGCTGAGCTCCTTTTtggtcgacgcgtcgacaaCGTGGTGAACGTGGCGGAGGTAAATCCGCCCACGCAGCTTGAGCACAGTACGATGGCTGTCGCCGTTGGATTTACTGGAACCGTGGAACATGTTGCGGATGCCCGACTTGCGCTCCTCAGACACACAGATGAGCGCCTCTTGGAAGAGGTAGATGTGAAAGTCCTTTTGGAAGGTGCCCTTGCGGACCTTGAGGATGTCGAAAAGTCGCAATGGGCCGAGCGTGTCGATCCCGTGGCTCTTGTAGTTTTCCAGCCGCCTTCGCAGGTCGGCCACGACATGGGTGAACGGACTCGGGAGCTTGGGAGACAGCGGTTGGCTGAGGGGTTGGGAAGCCAGTGCGTCATGGAATGATGCAGCAGACggtggggaggggagcgGTGGCGTAACTGGCGGGGCAGTGCTGTtcgcggacgaggagacATTGAAGCTCTCCTTACGGGTTCGGGCAGCGTACTTGCTCCTATCCGCAGCGGGAGGGATATCGATCGAAACCATCGCCGTGACCATCTGCTTGCCGTTGTTGACCCGACGGACCGAAGCGTACTCGGAGAGGATAGAGATGCGGGGGATGACGACCTTGACGTGTTGGTCCTGCATACGAGATGGCAAGCCAGCTCCTTGCTGCTGCACaggctcgacgccatcgtccCCATTGCCATCCAGGTGTTCTGCGCCGTGAACCGAAGTTGGCCTTCCATTACCCATGACTGGCAATCCTGACGCGTTCTCGCCCCCCATCAATGCGGCGAGCTCTGGTTTGTTCAGCTCGAGTACTACATCTTCCGACTCACTGTTCTTGCCCATACTGCGCTCTCCGCCTGTGCCACTGACTCGCATTGGTTGACGGCAGACACCACAGACACCAATGTTGCGAGAAGAACCGGACGGCAAGACCTTGCCGTACACGGTGACGAAGCACTCCTAGGCAAGAGTCAGCAGGCTGCCAAGCTGCTAGTTCGACAACTCACCTCGTGGAGGGCGTGACCACATTCCGGAACGACATGGGGCTTCTCGCCAGGCAGGCGGTAGGTGAAGCTCAGACTCTCACAGCAAATGGGGcactcctcctcgccatgctcATCCTCTGCTGAAACAAGAGTGACTTGGTGGGCAGGagtcgcgacggcggccatcTTGAACGACTCGTACAGCGAAGGGACCGAGCGTCCTGTTGCTGGGAGACCAGCTGCTGGGGCAGGGACTGGTGAGAGGTGCTCGGGTCCTTCGGTTGCGAGGCGGGGTGAAGGAGCCCGGTTGAGGGCAGCGAAAGGATGGGCACCCCCCGACTGTTTCGAGTGTCcagaggccgacgacgagactgTGCTCGACCTCTCTCCTCGTGTTCGCTGAGAggtggtcggcgccgtgtgggggcggcggcgggaggttGGTCCTTGACCAAAGGCTGGTGGAGGGCCGCGTTCGGTCCCCCTTTCAGACGCGCTCTTGATGCTAATATTATCGCGGGACGTGCTGGTCGTCGTCCAGGTAGACTCGCGGCGAGAATCACCTGTAGCTTTGTCCTCCTGCCACTCCGATTGACCGGTGTGtggctcctcctcgagtACGGTGGACACCGGCGTGGGGCGCTCCGGTAGCGTCCAAAGGGCGCTCGAGTTGTTGTAACGAGGAGTAGTGGCGGATTCAAAGTAGTCGCTCGAGTTTGAAGACACTTGTGAGTAACGAGACGCCCTCCGGCTCTGGTCAAACTGTGGCTGTTCGTCTGGGGAGGACTGAGCGTCCACCAGAGCTGCAAAGGCAGGGCTCCGAATAGATGGCTTTCGCGGTAAAGGCagcgctggcggtggtgacaCCACCCGGGGGTGGAAGGGGTGCTCGTGAGGCGGTACCCTTCCCCGTGGTGATGGGGGGTTTGGATCGACAGCATCACCTATTGTGTGTTTGTCAGGACGGGGAAACCATAGCACAGGCTGAGAAAACTTACTGTCGCTCTCGCTGCCATGGAGCATGTGGTACCCAGTGAAGAGGGAGGTCCCGACCGAGCTTGGGGCATGTGTGCCTGCGCTGATGGTCCTGCTCCTATACGAGGGCGAGACGTCTGAAGCcagatgctgctgctgctgctcctgtCTCAACACGTAcgatggcggtggtggtgagagCGGCAGGAACGGTGGCTTGGGGGAAGGTTCGGGTGATGGCCTTGGTGAATGCTTTCCCGAGGAGGGTGGCTTTGGAAGCGGACCGAGGCGGGCAGGAGCCGTGTCGTGCAGCGTGCTCATGGCGTCCTCGGTTTGCGAAATGTCCGAAGTCGTGGTCagtgcgacggcggcggcggcggcgcccaaGGGTTCAACCGCGAGGTCGTCTAGCGGTGTCGTGAGATCGGGGAGATTGGGCGACGAGTGAAGGGACGTCGCcagagacgacgacgcgttggGGGATGCCGCGTGCGACTCCTCACCAAGATTTGGTGGAACTGGCGAGGAACGGAAGGaaggagaggagggggaaggaggggcgggggaaggtgtcgaggtggtggtggtgagagTGACGGgtgtggcagcagcaggaacAGGGTCTGTCGTGTGTACTGCGGCCGTAGATGTGTCGACCTTGTCTTGTGATGATGGAGGGCAGCTGCTGGGACTGGGAGGTACAAGGTCGACAGGGGATAGGGTGGGCGACGAGTCGTCCTTTGCAATGTAGGGGTCTGGGAGGGGCGGCAGGCGTGTGAGCTcgagtggggtgggtggcctcTGTGTTGGTGGTAGGGCTCGGAGAATGTCAAAGTCACTAAGGCTGACGCTGtgattgttgttgtggtggtgatACGAGAGTTGTCGATGaggtgtcggtgtcgtcgtcgttgtcgtcgttgcgtGCGTTGCAGAGGACGGGGTGGTCGGAAGGCTGAGGctaccgctgccgccgcttccCTTGGACGAGTGCATCGACTGTCGCCGCACAGACCAGCTGCTGGCGTGCGTGTTAATAACGACGCCACTGCGActgccgccaccactgccaccaccaccacacgacgacgacaacgacactTGCCTGAACCGATCACTCCTGTCGTGctgctctcctcgtcctcctcctcctgctcggtCGACCGGGACCTGTTCTCTTGCTCGGGCCAGGtactggtgctgctgctgttgcacggctgcggctgcggcggctgtgGCGCCTCGTGGGGCTGAAGCTTTGACTCGCTCTCCACCGTAGCCACTGTAGCCACtgtcggggtcgtcgtcgtcggggtggtggtggtggtggcgtgtgCTCGGACCGCCGTGTGCGCCAACGCCATCAGGGCCGGCACCAACGCCAACGGCAGcaacggccgcctcgtcgtcgccctcgaaTCTCACCACCAAGGGCAGCCCGGGCTGATGACCAAGGAGGGGACCGTGCGTCGTCGTTTGATCTTGGTCGGCAGGCGACAGTGGCAACAGCGCTTCAAAacttgtcggcgagggcgacgctgATGTACTGGCAGGTACCGAGATGGGGGACGCGCGGgagtggtggtagtggtcaccagcagcaggaggagcGTGGGTATGCACGGGAAcggggcgtcgtcgtgtgcgggctgcggcgcgaTGGTGCTGGTCCTCATCGCCCTCTTCAAGATTTACAAACGAGACGGATCGGTGTTTGGGAGTCTGCGCCCCGCTGCTGAGCGAGAGGGAGCGGCGGAGGGCCGAGAGCGACAGGCGGTGGCTTTGCCTGCTGCTATCGTCTGGGAAGAGGGCCTCGAAACTCTGGAGGGGGCTGCTCGATGCCGATATGGGCCCCAtcgctgtcgtcgtgtcCGTGTCCTCGTTATCCGTGTCAAAGTCGAGAAAGTTTGTCGAGGCCGGTGGCAAGGCGAAACAGTCAGAGTAGTCTTGGAACAGCAGACTCGGCCATGTCTGGCGCCGTCcggcgttgttgttgccgttgTTATCCTCGGACACGGCCGCGTACGGGTGGTAGACTcgcggcgcctcggcgtcatggtCGCCAGCGATCAGCGGGGCGTACCGGTGCCGCTggtgatgctgctgctggcgggaagcagccgccgccgccgccgcctcagcctcccacgccgccgccgcctgagCATGCTGCGAAGCGAGGGAAGAAGCAGccagcgcaagcgccgccggcgccgtcggaTGGAGGAGCGGGTCAGCCCGaagcgtggcggcgagcgaggcggtccgagcggcgcgcgggtcgtcatgctgctgctccttgtTCTTCTTGTCCTCTGCTTCCGGCggcccgccctcgagcaggtcgtcgctGGGGTCAGTGTGCACATGCAAAAACTCACGCAGTGAAGAAGAGCTGGAATGTCGGGGTGTGTGCTGAAACAGCTGCGGCGtgctcgcactcgccgcacacggcggcggtagtgctcgccgacgacggcagcgatggcgacgatgcgtcggacgacgccgtggcggccgGGCTGGCGGGCCACTCGGCGGCCAagttgtcctcgtcgctacCGTCCACatcgcgcggcgcacgaggaggacagcACGGGCACAttggcgagcgggcgggcgggggcgatAGTAAAGTCAGTGTCAGTGGGAGGAGGTGTTGCTCGCTGGAATTGTGagtgccgtcgtcgtcaccaccgccagcagcagcagcagcacatcACACCAcgacgggcgaggcgagtgAGTACGTGCGTGCCTTGCTCCGTCTGTCAGTCGGGCGTTCCCTCTTCGGGTGGCCAGGCCAGCTGAAGGAAGCGGCGCtggacgggcggcgcgtgggcgcgCGCGTAGCGGTGCGTAGTTTTTTCTGCGTTCCTTCTGTTCGCGTCGTGTGCGactctgcctgcctgctacctcgctcgctcgggcCAGCGTGCGTGTCTGCGCAGAGACCCCGCACACAAAAGATGTTCTCGGCGGCGTATGTACGTGTGGCGCTGCACGCGCACTGGGCATGTGTGGCGCATatggagctcgagctgcgttCCTCGCTTGTTCGCTTCATTCCTTGCCAGGCGCCTTGCTATCTCCCCGGCCGGTCGGTCAGTCAGTGTCAGCTGGGTGGCAGTCAAGGCGCGAGATAAGATTCCAAGGGCGCGCGCCCGGCGTGAggcgtcggtcggtcggtcgttTCATGAACAATGTGAGGAGCGAGGGGCCACAACTGAGACATTCGCCAAGAGGTGAGGTCGCGGCCGAACGGGATCAAACGTGGTGCGTGGCGTgccgtggcgtggcgctgCCTTTCGGCTTAAGTGACCGATGGTGTCGGATCAACGTCGCCCTTACTCTGGTTGGCTCGCGCCTTGCTCTTTCTTTCCGAggcgacacgacacgacacgacactgGATGGTGACAGCCTGGTGATGGTCTGATAGATCATGCTAGACATGCTagatgcggcggcgcgttccCGAGTGCCGAAGACAAAGACAAAGACGATCCGACACAGGCAATAAAACAGAGACAATCAGCCGATGCAAAGCCGCCGCTGAAGAGAAAGACAgtcacgccacgccgcccatcGGGCCAGCCGTTCGCTCCGATTCACCGTGTATCAAACAAAAGATCTCAGTTCACTTTCCGTGCATATGTAGGTAGAGCCTATTTACGACCCTTAAGCCTGCTCCTTCTGCTCCTTCTCGAACTTGGCAAGGACAtcgtcgatgccgccgaccATGTAGAACGAGTTCTCGGGGACGTGGTCAAACTCGCCGTTGAGGATACGCTCAAAGGCGGTGATGGTGTCCTTAAGGGGGACAAGCTTGCCCTGGATACCAGTGAAGATCTCGGCGACCTGGAAAGGCTGCGACATGAAACGCTGGATCTTACGGGCACGCTCGACGGtgagcttgtcctcctcggaAAGCTCGTCCATGCCGAGAATGGCGATAATGTCCTGGAGCGACTTGTAGGCCTGGAGGATCTGCTGGGTCTTGGTGGCGATGTTGTAGTGGcgctcaccgacgacacggGGGTCAAGCATACGCGACTTGGAGTCGAGGGGGTCGACGGCAGGGTAGATACCGAGCTCGGCAATACCACGCGAAAGCACAGTGGTGGCGTCAAGGTGGGCgaaggtggtggcgggggcggggtcagtcaagtcgtcggcggggacgtAGACGGCCTGGACCGAGGTAATCGAACCCTTCTTGGTGGTGGTAATACGCTCCTGCATACCACCCAtgtcggtggcgagggtgggcTGGTAACCGACAGCCGAGGGGATACGACCGAGAAGGGCAGACACCTCCGAACCGGCCTGGGTGAAACGGAAAATGTTGTCGATGAAGAGAAGCACGTCctggccctcctcgtcacgGAAGTACTCGGCGATCGTGAGGCCGGTAAGAGCGACACGGGCACGAGCTCCCGGGGGCTCGTTCATCTGGCCGAAGACTGCACGTGTGTTAGATTAAAAGTGTAAATTTCTGCCACAAAAAGCACTCACCAAGAGCGACCTTGGAGTCACCCTCAAGGTTGATGACACCAGTCTCACGCATCTCGTGGTACAGGTCGTTACCCTCACGGGTACGCTCACCGACACCGGTGAAGACGGAGTAACCACCGTGGGCCTTGGCGATGTTGTTGATAAGCTCCTGGATAAGGACGGTCTTGCCgacaccggcaccgccgaAGAGACCAATCTTACCACCACGGGCATAAggggcaaggaggtcgacgaccttgatACCGGTCTCGAGAACCTCGGCCTGGGTCGACTGCTCGACGAAGGCAGGGGGGTCGGCGTGGATGGGGCGGGTCGAAACACCCTTGATCTCACCACGCTGGTCAATGGGCTGGCCAATGACGTTCATGATACGGCTGGAAGTGATGTCAGAAATATGTTGAATCGCTTTTGGTCGATGCTACGTACCCAAGAGTCTGGGGGCCGACGGGGATGGTGATGGGGGCACCAGTGTCGACGACCTTCTGGCCACGGACAAGACCCTCGGTACCGTCCATGGCAATGCAACGGACGGTGTTCTCACCGAGGTGCTGCGAGACCTCGAGAACGAGACGGCCGccctcgggcttgggctggCCCTCAGCGAACTGGACGTCAAGAGCGTTGAGGATAGCGGGGAGGTCATCCGACTCGAAGTgaacgtcgacgacggcaccaaTGACCGACTTGATCGAACCAGTCTGGAGGTTGGCGGGGGTAGCGTAGCCGCGGGTAGCGTTGGCTGAAGAGACGTGGTTAGTACCTCGACCTTTGATACGTTGCAGCTCCTCTTTCTTCAATTCGACCCTGGATGTTCCGAAGCCCTCCGCATCACACCTGCCCCGACGCCGAAAAGAGTTTCAAAaacgtcggcagcgagctccAGCTTGCCATGAAAAGATGCGCGAAGGGCCCGGGCACCGCGGGGTGGTATTGAAAAGAGCCTATGCTTGCAACTCACCCTGCTTGGGGGCAACGTTGAcgcgggcctcggcgcgggcctgggggagggcggtggcagccttggcagcggtggtgaagaaggccgcgttggcgcgggcgttcttgagctgctggccgccgcggcgcgagaGGCGGATGGCAGAGCGGGTGACAAGAGTCATGTCGCCGAGGTTTTAGAGAGGGGAGAgaggtgaggaggaggtaaGGAGAGGAAGGGGTGTAGGAAGAAGTAACAGTCAACTTGGTGGGGAGCACACGTTAccgggggggaggggtggtgcGGCTGGCCGGCGGATGGGCGCCCTCCTGCACCAAAACCACCCACTCAGAACGGAGAATGGCTGTGAGCCCTCGGGGCAGGTCGCGGCAGCGCCAGGGTGCGGCGGAGATATGCCCGGGTCATATCCCCGCCAGGCGTGCAGAGCTGTGGCGCCTGTGCATTGCGGATCCAAATGACAACGTGGTATGGCCTCCACTCCGGCAGGTACCGTGAGGATTGACCAAAAGTCAGAAAGTCATCGATATCGAGACATCATACACACCACGCACAATGAACGCGGCAAGGCGATTCCtcacgacaacggcgacgacatcaaaagctgctgcggcggcatCTATCCAGGCGATCCCCGAGGTCGTTGACGCGCGGGTGCTCCCCAATGCGCTGTTCAACCTCATCCGCCGCAACATTGAGGCGCGTCCAGAGGGCTCGAGTGGGCCCATTCAGATCCGCAACCCCTTCATTGGCATTGCGAAGTGCGTCGAATGCGGGACGGTATTTTGTGTGCTCAGCTAACTCTCCCCAGCGAGGGCCACAACGGCGCGTGGGTCGTGCCCAtctcggcacgccggcagAAGCAGTACCTGCAGCAGTACCCCGGCTGGGCGCTGCCTCCATCGCCTCTGaaccgcgtcgacgagcccaaGGCCGTGCAGTGGGTCGACGGCACGCTCGTGACGTGGGAGGGCAGCGTGccggccgagaagaaggcatTGGGGCTTTACGGCTCGAGGAAGCGCATGTTCAAAGGCCAcaagcacgagcgcgagaaggctTCCCGCGTGCAGGAGCGCAAGGATCGTCTCGAGGGAATGGAGAAGCGCATCGAGATGTGGAAGAAGGTGCGTGGGGTGTTGTTACGGTGTattgttgttattgttgtgattgctgacgacgacgccagacCAAGGAGGAAGCGAAGAAGAAGCTCAAGCCGTCTCTTCCTTTCTAATCCCCTACACATTTTCACTTCTCACTTGTACGAACCATGCATGGCAGGTAGCATCAGGCGGGGGGAAGGGGGTGTGGGTGACTCGAGTCGACGTGTGTGACGAGGGGCGCAAGTGGGCGTGAAGTAGCCGGTCGCTGCCACTTCGTCGAGGAAGATCCCGAGGAAGGTCCTTTGGGGTGTCGTGTGTGCACACACCTGCTTGCTGGCATGTGACGGGGCACAAGGGCAACAACATACCTGTTCCAGACCGTCTTTAAACGGGACAAtgccccgccggccccgccaAGTGAAGACGAAGGGAACGAGGCAGCTCAaagcttgacgagctcgtcgaggcaTCAACCTgccaccagccagctgcCACAAGGTGATCGCCCTTCCCTCCTGCCTTCCCCACCCCAACACTGCACACATA
This window harbors:
- the ATP2 gene encoding ATP synthase subunit beta, mitochondrial; translated protein: MTLVTRSAIRLSRRGGQQLKNARANAAFFTTAAKAATALPQARAEARVNVAPKQANATRGYATPANLQTGSIKSVIGAVVDVHFESDDLPAILNALDVQFAEGQPKPEGGRLVLEVSQHLGENTVRCIAMDGTEGLVRGQKVVDTGAPITIPVGPQTLGRIMNVIGQPIDQRGEIKGVSTRPIHADPPAFVEQSTQAEVLETGIKVVDLLAPYARGGKIGLFGGAGVGKTVLIQELINNIAKAHGGYSVFTGVGERTREGNDLYHEMRETGVINLEGDSKVALVFGQMNEPPGARARVALTGLTIAEYFRDEEGQDVLLFIDNIFRFTQAGSEVSALLGRIPSAVGYQPTLATDMGGMQERITTTKKGSITSVQAVYVPADDLTDPAPATTFAHLDATTVLSRGIAELGIYPAVDPLDSKSRMLDPRVVGERHYNIATKTQQILQAYKSLQDIIAILGMDELSEEDKLTVERARKIQRFMSQPFQVAEIFTGIQGKLVPLKDTITAFERILNGEFDHVPENSFYMVGGIDDVLAKFEKEQKEQA
- the SPAC4C5.03_1 gene encoding putative protein, with product MVFQPLPDPSTCPNQNHDPWTLALSTALISGLIVSYLPQHFRIISTGTSEGLSPWFLLLGATSSASGMINLLIVQWPLFRCCRVVSGGQCAESLLGFVQVFMQWLLFTIIFILYLIYFPHVPHMRFPGQLGYGATRGHPTTDAAEAAAHDKLVAENKVEWRKAVGVAWLTLIHLYITAARSIAADTRSVVLLILALVLLNTLPTTKPPQPALRRLAQFCGVTGTLLAICQYAPQIYKTFGAGLVGALSIGTMCIQVPGSVMFCISIAVREGTDWTSWMPYAVTGLMQGALLVICLLWKRRQKSLGIDDFGDPLPRPSASDERSALLSS
- the SPAC4C5.03_1 gene encoding putative protein, whose amino-acid sequence is MVFQPLPDPSTCPNQNHDPWTLALSTALISGLIVSYLPQHFRIISTGTSEGLSPWFLLLGATSSASGMINLLIVQWPLFRCCRVVSGGQCAESLLGFVQVFMQWLLFTIIFILYLIYFPHVPHMRFPGQLGYGATRGHPTTDAAEAAAHDKLVAENKVEWRKAVGVAWLTLIHLVVLLILALVLLNTLPTTKPPQPALRRLAQFCGVTGTLLAICQYAPQIYKTFGAGLVGALSIGTMCIQVPGSVMFCISIAVREGTDWTSWMPYAVTGLMQGALLVICLLWKRRQKSLGIDDFGDPLPRPSASDERSALLSS
- the scd1_1 gene encoding Rho guanine nucleotide exchange factor scd1, with translation MLHGSESDTTGRSVPSLYESFKMAAVATPAHQVTLVSAEDEHGEEECPICCESLSFTYRLPGEKPHVVPECGHALHEECFVTVYGKVLPSGSSRNIGVCGVCRQPMRVSGTGGERSMGKNKLAALMGGENASGLPVMGNGRPTSVHGAEHLDGNGDDGVEPVQQQGAGLPSRMQDQHVKVVIPRISILSEYASVRRVNNGKQMVTAMVSIDIPPAADRSKYAARTLTPPLPSPPSAASFHDALASQPLSQPLSPKLPSPFTHVVADLRRRLENYKSHGIDTLGPLRLFDILKVRKGTFQKDFHIYLFQEALICVSEERKSGIRNMFHGSSKSNGDSHRTVLKLRGRIYLRHVHHVVDASTKKELSIALTMETEQEGIDSFMLSFSDRSSHEMWKTTVTRLVEEANNPVPPSHIVTGGPGKVAKLMGPPPPGVRAPTVNSGVNLSPVPVPASLHEDIPVCPITCLGDLAYHTPLARQHTPVDLVIALSTPSHPTPISGGGANGLPLKTRLMRTALQFVLACMGPKDRVAFVATELGTQGVVRKTPLLNATHHDSRKRLEAFVDGLGIGKIDDDEFEVEITKDERPDVVTAVNVALDVILQRKVKNPLCGFVLISDTAEQIKRSQMDLVTARLDAAKVPVHTFGYGKAHDPSPLWMISNHTHGTYTFVKEWYHLRDALAGAIGGIMSIALTSMKLRLTCQDNDFRVTKVSGTSQAVISTSGKDIDIDLHEVRHGERREILIEMELDCGPGGEGSEEQGDDGVSLNRHQSMVSSGGSLRSRPSLNVHNINGLGGALDALAMSDPSVIQSVVSRSTYPEGVVEEVPVVEVDCSFHDPLAGRSAARLAHPVLLALPVLPPSAAPSTSSSEPSIVRRRMELLASDMITRALLIASRKNFGHATRILRETKRIIETIADSTRQNMPSPAEARSRFEIATVLAVDGLASTIQDVDMFLDGLEVSKEMFEMDHRNYAAQQAVILRTQQSWTNRTPTELHYATQDVKDLIQASSDYSPRT